In a genomic window of Urocitellus parryii isolate mUroPar1 chromosome 11, mUroPar1.hap1, whole genome shotgun sequence:
- the Hjv gene encoding hemojuvelin isoform X2, with amino-acid sequence MGDPGQSPSPRPPHGSPPTLSTLTLLLLLCGHAHSQCKILRCNAEYVSSTLSLRGGGSPGALRGGGRGGGVGSSGFCRALRSYALCTRRTARTCRGDLAFHSAVHGIEDLMIQHNCSRQGPTAPPPPRGPALPGAGPGTPAPDPCDYEGRFSRLHGRPPGFLHCASFGDPHVRSFHHHFHTCRVQGAWPLLDNDFLFVQATSSPVASGANATTTRKLTIIFKNMQECIDQKVYQAEVDNLPAAFEDGSINGGARPGGSSLSIQTANPGSHVEIRAAYIGTTIIIRQTAGQLSFSIKVAEDVARAFSAEQDLQLCVGGCPPSQRLSRLERNRRGAITVDTARQLCKEGLPVEDAYFQSCVFDVSISGDPNFTVTAQAALEDARAFLPDLEKLHLFPSDAGAPLSLATFLTSFLSGLFVLWFCIQ; translated from the exons ATGGGGGATCCAGGCCAGTCCCCTAGTCCCCGGCCCCCCCATGGCAGTCCCCCAACTCTAAGCACTCTCACTCTCCTGCTGCTCCTCTGTGGACATG CTCATTCTCAGTGCAAGATCCTCCGCTGCAATGCTGAATATGTATCATCCACCCTAAGCCTTAGAGGTGGGGGTTCACCAGGAGCCCTTCGAGGAGGAGGCCGGGGTGGAGGAGTGGGCTCCAGCGGCTTCTGCCGAGCCCTCCGCTCCTACGCGCTCTGCACTCGCCGGACTGCCCGCACCTGCCGTGGGGACCTTGCCTTCCACTCAGCGGTACACGGAATAGAAGACCTAATGATCCAGCACAACTGCTCCCGCCAGGGCCCTACGGCCCCTCCTCCACCCCGGGGCCCCGCCCTTCCAGGCGCTGGCCCTggcaccccagccccagacccctGTGACTATGAAGGCCGGTTTTCGAGGCTGCACGGCCGCCCCCCGGGCTTCTTGCATTGCGCCTCCTTTGGAGACCCCCACGTGCGCAGCTTCCACCACCACTTTCACACGTGCCGTGTCCAAGGAGCTTGGCCCTTGCTGGATAATGACTTCCTTTTTGTTCAGGCCACCAGCTCCCCCGTGGCATCGGGGGCCAACGCTACCACCACACGGAAG CTTACCATCATATTTAAGAACATGCAAGAATGCATTGATCAGAAGGTCTATCAGGCTGAGGTGGACAATCTTCCTGCAGCCTTTGAAGATGGTTCTATCAATGGAGGTGCCCGGCCTGGGGGCTCAAGTTTGTCCATTCAAACTGCCAACCCTGGGAGCCATGTGGAGATCCGAGCTGCCTATATTGGCACAACAATAATCATTCGGCAGACAGCTGGGCAGCTCTCCTTCTCCATCAAGGTAGCAGAAGATGTGGCCAGGGCCTTCTCAGCTGAACAGGACCTGCAGCTCTGTGTTGGAGGGTGCCCTCCAAGTCAGAGACTCTCTCGCTTAGAGCGCAACCGCCGGGGAGCAATAACTGTAGATACTGCCAGACAGCTGTGCAAGGAAGGGCTTCCAGTTGAAGATGCTTACTTCCAATCTTGTGTCTTTGATGTTTCCATCTCTGGTGACCCCAACTTTACTGTGACGGCTCAGGCAGCTCTGGAGGATGCTCGAGCCTTCCTGCCAGACTTAGAGAAGCTGCATCTTTTCCCCTCAGATGCAGGGGCTCCTCTCTCCCTAGCAACCTTCCTAACCTCATTTCTTTCAGGACTCTTTGTTCTGTGGTTTTGCATTCAGTAA
- the Hjv gene encoding hemojuvelin isoform X4, with the protein MGDPGQSPSPRPPHGSPPTLSTLTLLLLLCGHAHSQCKILRCNAEYVSSTLSLRGGGSPGALRGGGRGGGVGSSGFCRALRSYALCTRRTARTCRGDLAFHSALTIIFKNMQECIDQKVYQAEVDNLPAAFEDGSINGGARPGGSSLSIQTANPGSHVEIRAAYIGTTIIIRQTAGQLSFSIKVAEDVARAFSAEQDLQLCVGGCPPSQRLSRLERNRRGAITVDTARQLCKEGLPVEDAYFQSCVFDVSISGDPNFTVTAQAALEDARAFLPDLEKLHLFPSDAGAPLSLATFLTSFLSGLFVLWFCIQ; encoded by the exons ATGGGGGATCCAGGCCAGTCCCCTAGTCCCCGGCCCCCCCATGGCAGTCCCCCAACTCTAAGCACTCTCACTCTCCTGCTGCTCCTCTGTGGACATG CTCATTCTCAGTGCAAGATCCTCCGCTGCAATGCTGAATATGTATCATCCACCCTAAGCCTTAGAGGTGGGGGTTCACCAGGAGCCCTTCGAGGAGGAGGCCGGGGTGGAGGAGTGGGCTCCAGCGGCTTCTGCCGAGCCCTCCGCTCCTACGCGCTCTGCACTCGCCGGACTGCCCGCACCTGCCGTGGGGACCTTGCCTTCCACTCAGCG CTTACCATCATATTTAAGAACATGCAAGAATGCATTGATCAGAAGGTCTATCAGGCTGAGGTGGACAATCTTCCTGCAGCCTTTGAAGATGGTTCTATCAATGGAGGTGCCCGGCCTGGGGGCTCAAGTTTGTCCATTCAAACTGCCAACCCTGGGAGCCATGTGGAGATCCGAGCTGCCTATATTGGCACAACAATAATCATTCGGCAGACAGCTGGGCAGCTCTCCTTCTCCATCAAGGTAGCAGAAGATGTGGCCAGGGCCTTCTCAGCTGAACAGGACCTGCAGCTCTGTGTTGGAGGGTGCCCTCCAAGTCAGAGACTCTCTCGCTTAGAGCGCAACCGCCGGGGAGCAATAACTGTAGATACTGCCAGACAGCTGTGCAAGGAAGGGCTTCCAGTTGAAGATGCTTACTTCCAATCTTGTGTCTTTGATGTTTCCATCTCTGGTGACCCCAACTTTACTGTGACGGCTCAGGCAGCTCTGGAGGATGCTCGAGCCTTCCTGCCAGACTTAGAGAAGCTGCATCTTTTCCCCTCAGATGCAGGGGCTCCTCTCTCCCTAGCAACCTTCCTAACCTCATTTCTTTCAGGACTCTTTGTTCTGTGGTTTTGCATTCAGTAA
- the Hjv gene encoding hemojuvelin isoform X1, producing the protein MGDPGQSPSPRPPHGSPPTLSTLTLLLLLCGHAHSQCKILRCNAEYVSSTLSLRGGGSPGALRGGGRGGGVGSSGFCRALRSYALCTRRTARTCRGDLAFHSAVHGIEDLMIQHNCSRQGPTAPPPPRGPALPGAGPGTPAPDPCDYEGRFSRLHGRPPGFLHCASFGDPHVRSFHHHFHTCRVQGAWPLLDNDFLFVQATSSPVASGANATTTRKLTIIFKNMQECIDQKVYQAEVDNLPAAFEDGSINGGARPGGSSLSIQTANPGSHVEIRAAYIGTTIIIRQTAGQLSFSIKVAEDVARAFSAEQDLQLCVGGCPPSQRLSRLERNRRGAITVDTARQLCKEGLPVEDAYFQSCVFDVSISGDPNFTVTAQAALEDARAFLPDLEKLHLFPSDAGAPLSLATFLTSFLSGLFVLWFCIQ; encoded by the exons ATGGGGGATCCAGGCCAGTCCCCTAGTCCCCGGCCCCCCCATGGCAGTCCCCCAACTCTAAGCACTCTCACTCTCCTGCTGCTCCTCTGTGGACATG CTCATTCTCAGTGCAAGATCCTCCGCTGCAATGCTGAATATGTATCATCCACCCTAAGCCTTAGAGGTGGGGGTTCACCAGGAGCCCTTCGAGGAGGAGGCCGGGGTGGAGGAGTGGGCTCCAGCGGCTTCTGCCGAGCCCTCCGCTCCTACGCGCTCTGCACTCGCCGGACTGCCCGCACCTGCCGTGGGGACCTTGCCTTCCACTCAGCGGTACACGGAATAGAAGACCTAATGATCCAGCACAACTGCTCCCGCCAGGGCCCTACGGCCCCTCCTCCACCCCGGGGCCCCGCCCTTCCAGGCGCTGGCCCTggcaccccagccccagacccctGTGACTATGAAGGCCGGTTTTCGAGGCTGCACGGCCGCCCCCCGGGCTTCTTGCATTGCGCCTCCTTTGGAGACCCCCACGTGCGCAGCTTCCACCACCACTTTCACACGTGCCGTGTCCAAGGAGCTTGGCCCTTGCTGGATAATGACTTCCTTTTTGTTCAGGCCACCAGCTCCCCCGTGGCATCGGGGGCCAACGCTACCACCACACGGAAG CTTACCATCATATTTAAGAACATGCAAGAATGCATTGATCAGAAGGTCTATCAGGCTGAGGTGGACAATCTTCCTGCAGCCTTTGAAGATGGTTCTATCAATGGAGGTGCCCGGCCTGGGGGCTCAAGTTTGTCCATTCAAACTGCCAACCCTGGGAGCCATGTGGAGATCCGAGCTGCCTATATTGGCACAACAATAATCATTCGGCAGACAGCTGGGCAGCTCTCCTTCTCCATCAAGGTAGCAGAAGATGTGGCCAGGGCCTTCTCAGCTGAACAGGACCTGCAGCTCTGTGTTGGAGGGTGCCCTCCAAGTCAGAGACTCTCTCGCTTAGAGCGCAACCGCCGGGGAGCAATAACTGTAGATACTGCCAGACAGCTGTGCAAGGAAGGGCTTCCAGTTGAAGATGCTTACTTCCAATCTTGTGTCTTTGATGTTTCCATCTCTGGTGACCCCAACTTTACTGTGACGGCTCAGGCAGCTCTGGAGGATGCTCGAGCCTTCCTGCCAGACTTAGAGAAGCTGCATCTTTTCCCCTCAGATGCAGGGGCTCCTCTCTCCCTAGCAACCTTCCTAACCTCATTTCTTTCAGGACTCTTTGTTCTGTGGTTTTGCATTCA aTGA
- the Hjv gene encoding hemojuvelin isoform X3, with protein sequence MNDSWRVSSLGGQTRAKFLFPVTSRTACQNSLAHSQCKILRCNAEYVSSTLSLRGGGSPGALRGGGRGGGVGSSGFCRALRSYALCTRRTARTCRGDLAFHSAVHGIEDLMIQHNCSRQGPTAPPPPRGPALPGAGPGTPAPDPCDYEGRFSRLHGRPPGFLHCASFGDPHVRSFHHHFHTCRVQGAWPLLDNDFLFVQATSSPVASGANATTTRKLTIIFKNMQECIDQKVYQAEVDNLPAAFEDGSINGGARPGGSSLSIQTANPGSHVEIRAAYIGTTIIIRQTAGQLSFSIKVAEDVARAFSAEQDLQLCVGGCPPSQRLSRLERNRRGAITVDTARQLCKEGLPVEDAYFQSCVFDVSISGDPNFTVTAQAALEDARAFLPDLEKLHLFPSDAGAPLSLATFLTSFLSGLFVLWFCIQ encoded by the exons atgaATGACTCCTGGAGGGTGTCTTCTCTTGGGGGACAAACAAGAG CCAAATTTCTTTTTCCAGTCACTTCCAGGACCGCCTGTCAAAATTCACTAG CTCATTCTCAGTGCAAGATCCTCCGCTGCAATGCTGAATATGTATCATCCACCCTAAGCCTTAGAGGTGGGGGTTCACCAGGAGCCCTTCGAGGAGGAGGCCGGGGTGGAGGAGTGGGCTCCAGCGGCTTCTGCCGAGCCCTCCGCTCCTACGCGCTCTGCACTCGCCGGACTGCCCGCACCTGCCGTGGGGACCTTGCCTTCCACTCAGCGGTACACGGAATAGAAGACCTAATGATCCAGCACAACTGCTCCCGCCAGGGCCCTACGGCCCCTCCTCCACCCCGGGGCCCCGCCCTTCCAGGCGCTGGCCCTggcaccccagccccagacccctGTGACTATGAAGGCCGGTTTTCGAGGCTGCACGGCCGCCCCCCGGGCTTCTTGCATTGCGCCTCCTTTGGAGACCCCCACGTGCGCAGCTTCCACCACCACTTTCACACGTGCCGTGTCCAAGGAGCTTGGCCCTTGCTGGATAATGACTTCCTTTTTGTTCAGGCCACCAGCTCCCCCGTGGCATCGGGGGCCAACGCTACCACCACACGGAAG CTTACCATCATATTTAAGAACATGCAAGAATGCATTGATCAGAAGGTCTATCAGGCTGAGGTGGACAATCTTCCTGCAGCCTTTGAAGATGGTTCTATCAATGGAGGTGCCCGGCCTGGGGGCTCAAGTTTGTCCATTCAAACTGCCAACCCTGGGAGCCATGTGGAGATCCGAGCTGCCTATATTGGCACAACAATAATCATTCGGCAGACAGCTGGGCAGCTCTCCTTCTCCATCAAGGTAGCAGAAGATGTGGCCAGGGCCTTCTCAGCTGAACAGGACCTGCAGCTCTGTGTTGGAGGGTGCCCTCCAAGTCAGAGACTCTCTCGCTTAGAGCGCAACCGCCGGGGAGCAATAACTGTAGATACTGCCAGACAGCTGTGCAAGGAAGGGCTTCCAGTTGAAGATGCTTACTTCCAATCTTGTGTCTTTGATGTTTCCATCTCTGGTGACCCCAACTTTACTGTGACGGCTCAGGCAGCTCTGGAGGATGCTCGAGCCTTCCTGCCAGACTTAGAGAAGCTGCATCTTTTCCCCTCAGATGCAGGGGCTCCTCTCTCCCTAGCAACCTTCCTAACCTCATTTCTTTCAGGACTCTTTGTTCTGTGGTTTTGCATTCAGTAA